One stretch of Anolis carolinensis isolate JA03-04 chromosome 3, rAnoCar3.1.pri, whole genome shotgun sequence DNA includes these proteins:
- the LOC100560806 gene encoding zinc finger protein 420 yields the protein MENLTPSSTSHTEEKLHECTDCGKCFMGRSSLTKHQRTHTGEKPYECMECGRSFSRSDSLHSHQRTHTGEKPYQCMECGKSFSQNAHLHLHQMTHTGEKPYRCKECGRSFRQSGALHSHLKTHTGDKPYECMECGKSFSQGGALRSHQKTHTGEKPHQCMECGKRFIQKSNLHSHQKTHTGEKPHQCMECGKSFSKGGALRSHHRTHTGEKPYQCAECGKKFCQSSHLRFHQKTHTEEKPHQCMECGKGFSSSGALRSHQKTHTGEKPHQCMECGKSFSYSGSLHHHQRTHTGEKPYKCLECAQSFRQRGSLFVHQRTHTGEKPYKCMECGQGFSQRAHLNSHQKTHTGKKPYKCLECGKSFTWSGSLRSHQRTHTGEKPYKCLECGKSFTGSGNLRSHQRTHTGEKPYKCLECGQSFAHSSNLHSHQRIHTREKTCTCLECGQSFTQISHLHKHQRTHTGENGDK from the coding sequence ATGGAAAATCTTACTCCCAGTTCCACATCACACACAGAGGAGAAGCTACATGAGTGTACagactgtgggaaatgtttcatggGGAGAAGTTCTCTTACTAAACATCAacgaactcacacaggagagaagccatatgaatgcatggaatgtggaaggaGCTTCAGCCGGAGTGACAGtctgcattcccatcaaaggacccacacaggggagaagccatatcaatgcatggaatgtggaaagagcttcagtcagaatgCACATCTGCATTTGCATCAaatgacccacacaggggagaagccatatcgaTGCAAGGAATGTGGAAGGAGCTTCCGTCAGAGCGGAGCTCTGCATTCACACctaaagacccacacaggggacaagccatatgaatgcatggaatgtggaaagagcttcagtcagggTGGAGCTCTGCGTTCCCATCagaagacccacacaggggaaaagccacatcaatgcatggaatgtggaaagagattcattcAGAAGTCAAATCTGCATTCCCATCagaagacccacacaggggaaaagccacaccaatgcatggaatgtggaaagagcttcagtaaggGTGGAGCTCTGCGTTCCCATCacaggacccacacaggggagaagccatatcaatgcgCTGAATGTGGGAAAAAGTTCTGTCAGAGTTCACATCTCCGTttccatcaaaagacccacacagaggagaagccacatcaatgcatggaatgtggaaagggcttcagttCAAGTGGagctctgcgttcccatcaaaagacccacacaggggagaagccccatcaatgcatggaatgtggaaagagctttagttacAGTGGAAGTTTGCAtcaccatcaaaggacccacactggggagaaaccctataaatgcctggagtgtgcacAGAGCTTCAGACAGAGGGGAAGTCTGTTtgtccatcaaaggactcacactggggagaaaccctataaatgcatggaatgtggacagGGATTCAGTCAGCGTGCACATCTGAATTCACATCAAAAGACTCATACTGggaagaaaccctataaatgcctggagtgtggcaaGAGCTTCACATGGAGTGGAAGCTtacgttctcatcaaaggactcacactggggagaaaccctataaatgcctggagtgtggaaagagcttcacaggAAGTGGAAACCTACGCtctcatcaaaggactcacactggggagaaaccctataaatgcctggaatgtggacagagctttgctcacaGTTcaaatctacattcacatcagAGGATTCACACCCGGGAGAAAACCtgtacatgcctggagtgtggacagagcttcactcagatttCACACctacataaacatcaaaggactcacactggagagaatgGTGATAAGTGA